The Sphingobacterium bambusae genome includes a window with the following:
- a CDS encoding type III secretion system chaperone family protein, which translates to MYFNKIEKYIENSGFSISKKDEHDGLFIIESDADGIRNLIIGVAPPVIIFELYLFTMAEDRLEIFKSLLIKNRDIIHGGFALTEDGKKVIYRYTLQVHNLDQNEFDAAVNSLSLLLSEYYEQLIQFSKT; encoded by the coding sequence ATGTACTTTAATAAGATTGAAAAATATATAGAAAACAGCGGATTCAGCATCAGCAAAAAAGATGAACATGACGGTCTCTTCATCATTGAAAGTGATGCTGACGGGATTCGCAACCTTATTATTGGGGTCGCGCCACCTGTTATCATCTTTGAACTGTATCTTTTCACGATGGCTGAAGATCGACTGGAAATCTTTAAGTCTTTACTTATTAAAAACAGGGATATCATCCATGGCGGATTTGCGCTGACCGAAGATGGCAAAAAGGTCATTTATCGCTATACGCTACAGGTACACAACTTGGATCAAAACGAATTCGATGCCGCCGTTAACTCGCTGTCATTATTACTAAGCGAATACTACGAACAACTTATACAATTTTCAAAAACATAA
- a CDS encoding PspA/IM30 family protein — MNIFKRLLKIGQAEIHALVDMMEDPISLTEQGIRDMKKQLHDSTESAAKVRASIIRSENLITEKEQEAAQMAEKAKLALSKAQTGELTTEQSERLAAEALLIKKRILEEVQALSLEISEHAGKREEINKHIEVLQFNINKWEKELTTLRAKQKVNEAASMANQQMANIDSNSTLDMLQRVKNKVANDEALAEAYAEMAQNKIELPDEQKAVQDELTALKKQMGID; from the coding sequence ATGAATATTTTCAAAAGACTTTTAAAGATAGGACAGGCGGAAATCCATGCGCTAGTAGACATGATGGAAGATCCGATAAGCCTTACCGAACAAGGAATCCGAGACATGAAGAAGCAACTGCATGACAGCACGGAATCAGCCGCAAAAGTAAGAGCATCCATTATCCGCAGCGAAAACCTGATCACAGAAAAAGAACAGGAAGCCGCCCAAATGGCAGAGAAGGCCAAACTAGCACTCAGCAAAGCACAAACAGGCGAGTTGACGACGGAACAAAGCGAAAGACTAGCGGCAGAAGCACTTTTGATCAAGAAAAGAATCCTCGAAGAAGTGCAGGCATTAAGCCTAGAGATCAGTGAGCACGCAGGCAAGCGGGAAGAGATAAACAAACATATCGAGGTCCTGCAGTTCAATATCAACAAATGGGAAAAAGAACTGACCACATTGCGTGCGAAACAAAAAGTAAACGAAGCAGCCTCCATGGCGAACCAACAGATGGCGAACATTGATAGCAACAGCACTTTAGATATGTTGCAGCGCGTAAAAAATAAGGTAGCTAACGATGAGGCTCTTGCAGAAGCCTATGCCGAGATGGCTCAAAATAAAATAGAACTGCCCGACGAACAGAAAGCCGTGCAAGATGAATTAACAGCATTAAAAAAACAAATGGGGATTGACTAA
- a CDS encoding DUF4177 domain-containing protein: MKRFEYKTVKVEPKGFWQTKLDPEELDKILNALGQEGWELVGMQDLAVSGTSWTFHYTFKRPLN; encoded by the coding sequence ATGAAAAGATTCGAATACAAAACCGTAAAAGTAGAGCCAAAGGGATTTTGGCAAACAAAACTAGATCCAGAAGAGCTGGATAAAATCCTGAATGCACTCGGCCAAGAAGGATGGGAACTTGTCGGTATGCAAGACCTTGCAGTGAGTGGCACTTCATGGACGTTTCACTATACATTTAAAAGACCCCTTAACTAA
- a CDS encoding OB-fold-containig protein, translated as MDAILHLLFNPLPNAIMTVLTAISLLYWLFTMLMGDGFDFGDADANIDFDGADVHEVDSPDDADLQSDGEPSLFSKAMNFINIGKAPLMVIATLFKFIGWLITIASSLAWNLAQFGWKSILALIPIFILTYLLMHYVTIPVAKLYKKVGYTGEEPHDFLGRAGKMRTSIEGDRIGSVEIVIDSDVIRLSVKSHDGAKIAYDDLVVITGETADKKIYYVKKEINLQSI; from the coding sequence ATGGACGCTATCCTACATTTGCTATTTAATCCGCTACCCAATGCCATCATGACGGTATTGACGGCCATCTCTCTACTCTATTGGCTGTTCACGATGCTGATGGGTGATGGTTTTGACTTTGGCGATGCAGATGCAAACATCGACTTCGACGGTGCAGACGTCCACGAGGTAGACAGCCCCGACGATGCCGATTTGCAAAGCGATGGCGAGCCCTCATTATTCTCTAAAGCGATGAACTTTATCAATATTGGAAAGGCACCTCTTATGGTTATTGCCACGCTATTCAAATTTATCGGTTGGCTGATCACGATCGCATCTTCCTTGGCATGGAACCTGGCCCAGTTCGGATGGAAGTCCATCTTGGCATTGATTCCCATCTTTATCCTGACCTATTTGCTGATGCACTACGTCACGATACCGGTGGCCAAGCTCTATAAAAAAGTGGGCTACACCGGTGAAGAGCCCCACGACTTCTTAGGACGCGCGGGAAAGATGCGCACCTCTATTGAAGGAGACCGCATAGGGTCTGTCGAGATTGTTATCGATAGCGATGTGATACGCCTATCCGTAAAAAGCCATGATGGCGCTAAAATTGCCTACGATGACTTGGTGGTGATAACTGGGGAAACAGCCGATAAAAAAATCTATTACGTTAAAAAAGAAATAAACTTACAAAGCATCTAA
- a CDS encoding SPFH domain-containing protein, with amino-acid sequence MTSSTLLFVDGLTGLVLIAVGVVVFLILAFFVVLSMFYKKIPQGKAIVRTGVGGSKVAFNKGMYVVPVFHKMEIMDISVKKIEIARMQHDGLICKDNIRADIKVAFFVRVNKSVDDVINVAQNLGCDRASEPETLKNIFESKFSEALKTVGKKFDFIELYEARREFREEILNIIGTDLNGYILDDCAIDYLEQTELKFLSPDNILDSAGIKKITELTAQQNINANLIRREEEKVIRKQNVEAREAILELDRQLAEKEEKQRREIDNIKAREDAEITKVREEERLKSETVRIATEEQLAIQEENKLRQIIIAEKAKLRTDAVETERVEKDRALEATERERIVTLAQIDKERSIETEKKSIQNVIKERVQLEKGVVEEQQSVKDVETFREVERKKQAGVIAASQEAEERLIATVKAAEAARIAAEQEAEKKVIDAEAARKIAEKKAQELLIEAEAKKEASAKEAEARKIIAEAQAKEEAAIGLSEAEVMIAKAEAEEKQGTVEASIIEKKAAALRTEGLAQAEVVREKALAEAKGIEEKAAAMKQLDGVGKEHEEFKLQLQKERDIEMAHINIQKDIATAQADVLSEALKSAKIDIVGGETMFFENIVRQVSNSKGFDHLINNSRHATDIKNSLIGEHGDGDLGEKIKSLADKYGISSNDIKNLTVSAALLKLQQAASDDKEDSGFISSLFSLASNLGVSNKKISL; translated from the coding sequence ATGACAAGCAGCACTTTATTATTTGTAGACGGACTCACGGGATTAGTTTTGATCGCCGTAGGCGTAGTCGTATTCCTCATTCTAGCATTTTTTGTAGTACTCAGCATGTTCTACAAAAAGATCCCTCAGGGAAAAGCCATTGTTAGAACAGGTGTGGGAGGCTCCAAGGTAGCTTTCAACAAAGGAATGTATGTGGTACCTGTATTCCACAAAATGGAGATCATGGACATCTCCGTCAAGAAGATCGAAATCGCACGTATGCAACACGACGGCTTGATCTGTAAAGACAATATACGTGCAGACATCAAGGTAGCCTTCTTTGTGCGCGTCAACAAATCCGTTGACGACGTGATCAACGTCGCACAAAACTTAGGCTGTGATCGCGCAAGCGAACCGGAAACATTAAAGAATATCTTCGAATCCAAATTCTCGGAAGCATTAAAAACCGTAGGTAAGAAATTTGACTTCATCGAACTTTATGAAGCCCGCCGTGAATTCCGCGAAGAGATCCTCAACATCATTGGCACCGACCTGAATGGCTACATCCTAGACGACTGTGCCATTGACTACCTCGAGCAAACTGAACTTAAATTCTTAAGCCCAGACAATATTTTGGACTCAGCGGGTATCAAGAAAATCACGGAGCTTACTGCACAGCAAAACATCAATGCCAACCTCATCCGACGCGAAGAGGAAAAAGTAATTCGTAAGCAAAACGTGGAAGCGCGCGAAGCCATCTTGGAGCTCGACAGACAGCTGGCCGAAAAAGAAGAAAAACAACGTCGGGAGATTGACAACATCAAAGCGAGGGAAGATGCTGAAATCACCAAAGTACGTGAAGAAGAACGCCTGAAATCGGAAACCGTGCGTATTGCGACCGAAGAACAACTGGCCATCCAAGAAGAAAACAAACTGCGCCAGATTATCATCGCCGAGAAAGCGAAGCTACGCACCGACGCCGTAGAAACCGAGCGTGTGGAAAAAGATCGGGCATTGGAAGCCACCGAACGCGAGCGTATCGTTACCCTAGCGCAAATCGACAAGGAGCGTTCCATTGAGACCGAAAAGAAAAGCATTCAGAATGTGATCAAGGAGCGCGTACAGCTGGAGAAAGGTGTCGTGGAAGAACAGCAATCCGTAAAAGATGTTGAAACGTTCCGCGAAGTGGAGCGTAAGAAGCAGGCAGGCGTTATTGCCGCCTCACAGGAAGCTGAAGAGCGCTTAATTGCAACAGTTAAAGCCGCAGAAGCAGCCCGGATCGCTGCAGAACAAGAAGCAGAGAAAAAAGTGATCGACGCGGAGGCAGCACGCAAAATTGCAGAAAAGAAAGCTCAAGAGCTGTTAATAGAGGCCGAAGCCAAGAAAGAAGCATCAGCCAAAGAAGCCGAAGCACGCAAAATTATTGCAGAAGCACAGGCAAAAGAAGAGGCTGCGATTGGACTATCAGAAGCGGAAGTAATGATCGCAAAAGCGGAAGCCGAAGAAAAGCAAGGTACCGTAGAGGCAAGCATCATCGAAAAGAAAGCGGCAGCATTACGTACCGAAGGATTGGCGCAAGCGGAAGTGGTACGAGAAAAAGCCTTGGCAGAAGCAAAAGGCATCGAAGAGAAAGCTGCTGCTATGAAACAACTCGACGGTGTGGGTAAAGAGCACGAAGAGTTTAAATTGCAGCTACAGAAAGAACGCGATATCGAAATGGCGCACATCAATATTCAGAAAGATATCGCCACCGCACAAGCGGATGTGTTATCGGAAGCCTTGAAATCCGCGAAGATCGATATCGTCGGTGGAGAAACCATGTTCTTCGAAAACATTGTACGTCAAGTGTCCAACTCGAAAGGCTTCGATCATTTGATCAACAACTCGAGACATGCGACAGACATCAAAAACTCCCTTATCGGCGAGCATGGCGACGGCGACCTTGGCGAAAAAATCAAAAGCTTGGCAGATAAGTACGGCATCTCGTCCAACGATATCAAAAACCTAACCGTCTCGGCCGCTTTGTTAAAGTTACAACAAGCTGCCTCTGACGATAAAGAAGATAGTGGATTTATAAGCTCTCTATTTTCATTAGCAAGCAATTTGGGCGTATCCAACAAAAAAATCAGCTTGTAA